From the Yoonia rosea genome, the window CCTTGATAATCGGGCAGATGCGCGTGCGTTTCACCCGCCGCAATGGCCGCTTGCACCTTTTCGACCGTCGCATGGTCGATATGGTTATGCCCCAACTCCAACACCGGCGCGGTGTCACAACGCCCCATGCAGGGCGCACGCAAGACGCGGACTTCGGCGGGGTCCAAACCCTCTTCGAGGGCCGCTTTCAACTGCTGGGCGCCCGCCAATTCGCATGACAGGCTATCGCAGACCCGAATGGTCAGCGCCGGCGGGGCCGCTTCGCCTTCTTTCACCACATCAAAATGGGCATAGAAGGTCGCGACCTCGTAAACCTCGGCCTGGCTCAGGCGTATTTCCTCGGCCAAGGCGCGCAGATGCGCGGCAGAAAGGTGGCCGTAGGTATCCTGGATCAGATGCAGAAACTCGATCAGCAGATCACGCCGACGCGGGCGATCACCCAAGAGCGTGCGGACCTCGTCCCATGCGGCGTCATCAAGCGCACGCCCCTTGGTACGGTGCCGCCCTTTGCCCTTGCCGGATTTCCAAACACCTTTGCGGTTGTCCAAAGCCATCACGCCTTTCCTCATCTCGTTAGGGCCAACATACGTCTCCGCGCGCCGCCAAACCACGCAAAAGCGACACCCAAGACGGCCAAACCGCGCAGCAATGCAATTTCCTCTACACCATGCGGAAACCCGTGCTAACTATCCGAAACATGGAACCACGTCTTTTGCATTTCGGCCTTGCCACCCTGACCCCCGCTGCGCTGATCGGCGCCGGCGCCTTTCTGGGCGGCGGCTGGGTGATTGCTGCGGTTGTTTATCTGACAGCAATGACAAGCCTGCTGGACCGGCTGATCAGGAAAGAACCCGCGGCCGGCGCGGCGTCGCAGGATGCCGTTTTATCGGTTGCAATTGCGCTGACCCATTTTTGCCTGCTGCCCGTCGTTGTATGGTCCCTCGCGAAGGCTGACATCACGCCACTGGCGAAAACCGGCATCTTCTTTGCTGCGGGGCTTTGGTTCGGCCAGATCAGCAACGCCAATGCGCATGAGCTGATCCACCGTCCCACCCGCGGCCTGCACAGGCTTGGGATGTGGTGCTACATCACGCTGATGTTCGGGCACCATACCTCTGCGCATGTGCTGGTACATCACCCGCATGTAGCCACCCCTGCAGACCCCAACACATCGCGCAAAGGCGAAAGCCTCTATCGCTATATGATCCGCGCGTGGACTGGCTCATTCCGTGCAGGCTACCGCGCCGAAAAGGCGCGTCTGGACCGCGTCGGACGCCCCGCATGGCGCAACCCCTACGCGGTCTATGTGGGTGGTAGTCTTCTTTGTCTGACATCGGCGTTCCTGCTGGGCGGATGGCAGGCGCTTGTCGCCTATGGCGCACTTTCGCTATACGCGCAGTCGCAACTCTTGATGTCTGACTATGTGCAGCACTACGGGCTTGTCCGTGCTCTCCGCGACAACGGCAAACCCGAGCCTGTCACTGCCAGACACAGCTGGAACAGCCCGCATTGGTTCTCTTCCATGATGCTCCTGAACGCCACGCGGCACTCTGATCACCACGCGCACCCTGCGCGGCCTTATCCTGAACTGAACATCCCTGATGACGCCCCTATGCTGCCCCGTCCGCTCCCGCTGATGGCCAGTATCGCGCTGGTCCCCCCGCTTTGGCGGCGGATCATGGACCCGCGGGTTGAAAGGTGGCGCAATGCGTAGTCTGGCGATATGGCTCCTGCTCGCAACCCCTGCGGTGGCGCAAGACACCATGAGCGGCCCCGAATTTGACGCCTATGTCACGGGCCGGACCATCACATTCCGCACAGCAACCAATCCGCTTTTCGGAATCGAGCGCTATCTGGAAGACAAACGCGTCATGTGGTCAGATTTCGACGGCACCTGCCAATACGGGGTCTGGTTCGAGAGCAAAGGCGATATCTGTTTCCGTTATGACGGTGATCCGGAACACAAGTGCTGGGAAATCTATGCGGAACCGGAAGGCCTGCGCGGGGTGTATACCACGCGGCCAAATACAACCGTGATCTTTGAGGTCCCCGAAAGCGACGCACCGCTCATCTGCAACGATCTATCGTCCTGAGCCAACCTGCAATTTGCCATCTGCAAACTCGATCTCGAGCGCGGTTGCTCCGGCTGCCGCGGCCTCGGTTGTCACCACTGCGCCGTCACCACGCACCACGGCATATCCGCGTTTGAGGGTTTCGACATAGCCCAGCGTCTCGCGCAACCGGTCCAGCGCATCCAGCCGCGCCAAACGTTCGGCCTGCTGGCGCGAGGCGCGGTCTGACAGACGGCGCAGCAGCACTTCTAGCCGTTCAGTATGACGTGCGACGCGGTCTTGCAGAACCGTGCCGCGCAAACCGCGCGCTGTCTGCTCAAGCGCTGTACGCCCGTCCCGTGTCCTGCGTTTCAACGCAGGCGCCAGCCGTTCGGACAACCCCGCCAAACGCCGCTGATCCTCGGCCAGCCGGCGTGACAGAATACCCGGACGCAACGCCGCCTCGCTCATCTGCAGACGCTTCTTGGCAGCGGCACCCTTCAGCGCGGATGGCAGTCGCTCACTCAGGTAATCCAGCCGCTGGCGCGGCCCTTCGACCAATGCATCCACCTGCGGCAAGGCCCGCCCCAGATCGCGCACGCGTTGCTGGCGCTGGCCAAGACCCGTTGTCAAAGCACGGCTCAGCCGCGCGCCTTGCTGGTCGGCCCAAGCGAGCAACTCCATCCGCACCGGCACAGCCAGTTCCGCCGCTGCCGTCGGTGTCGGGGCACGCATGTCCGAGACAAAATCAATCAGCGTCGTATCGGTTTCATGCCCCACAGCGGAAATCAGCGGAATATCCGATGCCGCAGCCGCCCGCGCGACAATCTCTTCGTTGAACCCCCACAGATCTTCAAGCGAGCCACCGCCGCGCGCCACAATCAGCAAATCCGGGCGCGGCAATGCGCCCCCCGGTGTGAGCGCATTAAACCCTGCAATCGCGGCAGCTACTTCGGGCGCGCATTTGGCTCCTTGCACCGCCACAGGCCAAACCAGAACTTTACGCGGAAAACGATCACGCAAGCGGTGTAGAATATCGCGGATCACAGCCCCCGATGGTGATGTGACCACCCCGATAATTTCGGGCAGATAGGGCAAGGGTTTCTTGCGCTCGGGCGCGAAGAGCCCCTCGGCCGCAAGTGCCGCCTTGCGCTTTTCCAGCATCGCCATCAGCGCACCGGCACCGGCAGGGGCGATATCCTCAATCACCATCTGGTATTTCGACTGACCGGGGAATGTGGTGAGCTTGCCCGTGGCAATCACCTCCATCCCCTCTTCCGGACGGTGCGCCAGCCCCTGCGCACGGCCTTTCCAGATCACACCGGCCAGAACCGAGCGATCATCCTTGAGGTCCATATAAATATGGCCCGATGCAGGCCGCGACACGCGCCCCACTTCTCCGCGCACGCGCACATGGGAAAACCCGCCCTCGATCGCCTTTTTGACTGCGCCCGAAATCTCGGACACCGAAAACTCGGGGGTGTTATCGGCGGGCCCATCGTCGAAGAGGTCCATTATATTGCTTCACCTTTTCCATGCGCCTCTAATGGCAAGGACGAGAACTGCCACTTCAGGAAAAAGGCTGTCAGGCATAACACTCCCGCCAGCACGACAAAAAGAAAGGTTTTAAAAAGCAGCGCCAACATCAGGGCCAAGCCACCGCTGGCGAACAAGAGAATGCGCGAAATCCGCACCGTTGCAAAATCGGGATCCGGCCAGAACTGTACCTGCGCACGGCCAAATTCTTCTGCATAGTGATCCAGAGTGCGCCCATAGGCCGGATCATCCGCAAACTGCACAAGATCGTCAGGGCGATAAATGATGCGGCCAATGATACGGGGACAAAAGTCTTCGAAATACGCCTTTTCATCCTGCACATGCATCTTCCAGACGACATCCACGATGGGTGATGGCACAAGCGTTTCACCGGTACTGCCCACCAGATACATAAAGCGGCGATATTCTTCGACGAGAGTGTAGCACACATCAATCGAATGGCCGGTTTCCTCGTGCAGACGGTCGACCAGTGAACGCGTCAGTGGACGCTCGTGAAAGCTATAGCCTTCAAGGCGGTGCCAAAGCTTCCGGTCCTTTTTGATCGGTTTCATCTTTGCGTCTATGCTCGCATTGGTTGTCTCGCTTACGACACTAGTCTGATGCGGCACGCGCGCCAAGCACCAGAGACTAAAAAACCTTTGATTTGGGTGACACTTGTGGTCACGCCATCCCCGTCTTAGAACCGTGGCACTTCAATTCTTGCAGGGACGAATATGAACATTCTCATTTTGGGCAGTGGCGGGCGCGAACATAGTCTGGCTTGGGCCGTCAAACAGAACCCCAAATGTGATCGCCTGATTGTTGCCCCCGGAAATGCGGGGATCGCGGCCCATGCGGAATGTGCAGACATCAACATTCTCGACGGTGGTGCAGTAGCGACATTCGCCGAAGAGAACGCGATTGATTTCGTCATTATCGGCCCCGAAGCCCCCCTTGCGGCCGGTGTGGCCGACCGGCTGCGCAGCGCCGGATTTCTGGTCTTTGGTCCAAGTCAGGCGGCGGCCCAGCTTGAAGCCTCGAAGTCTTTTACCAAAGCGATCTGTAACGCGGCAGGCGCGCCGACAGCTGCCTATGCGCATTTCACTGACGCGGATGCCGCCCGCGCCTATATCCGCGCCAAAGGTGCGCCGATTGTGGTCAAGGCTGACGGGCTTGCCGCCGGCAAAGGCGTGATCGTTGCCATGACGGAAGGCGAAGCACTTGCCGCGATCGACGATATGTTCGACGGCAGCTTTGGCGCGGCAGGTGCCGAGGTGGTGATCGAAGAGTTCATGGACGGTGAAGAAGCTTCATTCTTTGTGCTCTGTGACGGCAAAACCATCCTGCCCGTGGGCACCGCCCAAGACCATAAACGCGCTTTTGACGGCGATACGGGCCCGAACACAGGCGGCATGGGCGCTTACTCCCCCGCCCCTGTGATGACCGATGCGATTACACAAAAAGCGCTGGACGAAATCATCACCCCCACGATGGATGAGATGCGCAAGCGCGGCACCCCTTTCCAAGGTGTTCTTTTTGTCGGCCTGATGATCCAGAATGGCCAGCCGCGTCTGGTGGAATACAACGTCCGCTTTGGCGATCCCGAATGCCAGTGCCTGATGATGCGTCTGGGCGGGCAGATCCTTGATCTGTTGCAGGCATGCGCCGAAGAGCGTTTGGACGAGATGCAGGTCAACTGGGCGGATGATCACGCGCTGAACATTGTCATGGCAGCAAAGGGGTATCCCGGAAACTATGCCAAGGGCAGTGTGATTGGCGGGCTGGACAGTCAACCCGAAGACAGCTTCCACATGGTATTTCACGCGGGCACCGCGCTGAAAGACGGGCAAATCACCGCCGCAGGCGGACGCGTTTTGAACGTGACAGCACGGGGGGCAACCTTGGCCGAGGCACATGAAAAGGCCTATGCCATGGCTCAGACGATCGACTGGCCCGACGGGTTTTACCGGTCCGACATCGGCTGGCGGGCACTGTAGTCGTACAAAAAAAGGCCACGCTTGATGCCAAGCGTGGCCTTTTCTATCTCTAAATGTCGAAGCGCTTATGCGGCGCGGCCGACCAGAACAGAATCGATCTCTGCCGCGGCAGCATTCTCATCGTTACCCGCCACAGCAGCGATTTCGCGGGTCAGGCGCTCGAGTGCGGCTTCATAAAGCTGACGCTCAGAATAGCTCTGCTCGCGCTGGTCGTCCTGGCGGTGCAGGTCGCGCACGACCTCTGCGATGGCAATCAGATCACCCGAATTGATCTTTTGCTCGTACTCTTGCGCACGGCGCGACCACATGGCCTTTTTGACCTTTGCCTTGCCGCGCAGTGTCTTCATTGCATGGCTGACCACATCAGGTGTCGCCAAGGCACGCATGCCCACGTCGGTGGCTTTGTCAGTCGGCACCCGCAGGGTCATTTTGTCTTTCTCGAACGAGATGACAAACATCTCAAGCTCGAAGCCAGCAATCTCTTGCGTCTCGATCGACACAATTTTGCCGACCCCGTGGGCGGGGTAAACGACAAACTCGTTGGGGCTAAAGTCGTATTTCTTCTTGCTCATGATCGTCCTTTCATGACGGCCAGCTGATGACGACAAAAAAACCGCCGGGGGCACTTCGCCTCCGCCGGAGCTATCGTCTAATGATCTGGATCACGTCGTTCGCAACATTCCACTTAGTATACCATAAAAATAGGCCCAGCGGAAGCTTCCCGAGTCAACGCACGAACCACTTGTAAACAAAGGTCTTTTGCATCAACTCAGTGCGAATCAGCCACCTTCACCGGCGGCTTCCGAAAAGAGCTCCATCTTGCCTTCTTTGCCGTCCATTTCTTCGGCAGTCGGCAGCGGGTCCTTCTTCGTGATGATCACCGGCCACATCTCGGAATACTTGCGGTTGAATTCAACCCATTTTTCCATGTCCGGCTCGGTGTCCGGACGGATCGCATCGGCAGGGCATTCAGGCTCGCAAACACCGCAGTCAATACATTCGTCAGGATGGATCACCAGCATGTTTTCACCTTCGTAAAAACAATCTACGGGGCAGACTTCGACGCAGTCCGTGTATTTGCAGGCGATGCAGTTGTCGTTGACGATGTAGGTCATAAGGCGCGGTTCCGATCAGTTCACGCAGCCTAGCTAGAATAGACTGGCCGCGCGTTCAAGGTCCAACAGTCCAACGAAGGCGGCGAAGTCCAAGATTGCGACAAGATGCGCGAAATTGCTGCGGCGCCTCAAGATGCTGGACAGCACGAAATCTACCAACCATCCTGTCACTCGCGAATTCACAACAAAGAATTTTGACCTCGGGAGCGAACATACAATGTCACTTATGAATACAGTTGCGAAAATGGCGGTCGGCTTTGCCGTCGCCAAGGGCATGGAATCAGTACAGAAAAACGGTGGCCTCGGTGGGCTGCTCGGCGGCCTCACAGGGGGCGGCACACAGAAACAAGCCAGCGGCATGGGCGGTTTGGGTGACATGTTGGGCCAGTTGGGCGGCGGCAGTGCGGCACAATCCTCTGGCGGGCTTGGCGGTATGCTGGGTCAATTGACAGGCGGCGGCGCAGGCGCGAGCGGCGGTCTGGGCGGT encodes:
- a CDS encoding alkane 1-monooxygenase codes for the protein MEPRLLHFGLATLTPAALIGAGAFLGGGWVIAAVVYLTAMTSLLDRLIRKEPAAGAASQDAVLSVAIALTHFCLLPVVVWSLAKADITPLAKTGIFFAAGLWFGQISNANAHELIHRPTRGLHRLGMWCYITLMFGHHTSAHVLVHHPHVATPADPNTSRKGESLYRYMIRAWTGSFRAGYRAEKARLDRVGRPAWRNPYAVYVGGSLLCLTSAFLLGGWQALVAYGALSLYAQSQLLMSDYVQHYGLVRALRDNGKPEPVTARHSWNSPHWFSSMMLLNATRHSDHHAHPARPYPELNIPDDAPMLPRPLPLMASIALVPPLWRRIMDPRVERWRNA
- the xseA gene encoding exodeoxyribonuclease VII large subunit; the protein is MDLFDDGPADNTPEFSVSEISGAVKKAIEGGFSHVRVRGEVGRVSRPASGHIYMDLKDDRSVLAGVIWKGRAQGLAHRPEEGMEVIATGKLTTFPGQSKYQMVIEDIAPAGAGALMAMLEKRKAALAAEGLFAPERKKPLPYLPEIIGVVTSPSGAVIRDILHRLRDRFPRKVLVWPVAVQGAKCAPEVAAAIAGFNALTPGGALPRPDLLIVARGGGSLEDLWGFNEEIVARAAAASDIPLISAVGHETDTTLIDFVSDMRAPTPTAAAELAVPVRMELLAWADQQGARLSRALTTGLGQRQQRVRDLGRALPQVDALVEGPRQRLDYLSERLPSALKGAAAKKRLQMSEAALRPGILSRRLAEDQRRLAGLSERLAPALKRRTRDGRTALEQTARGLRGTVLQDRVARHTERLEVLLRRLSDRASRQQAERLARLDALDRLRETLGYVETLKRGYAVVRGDGAVVTTEAAAAGATALEIEFADGKLQVGSGR
- the purD gene encoding phosphoribosylamine--glycine ligase, translating into MNILILGSGGREHSLAWAVKQNPKCDRLIVAPGNAGIAAHAECADINILDGGAVATFAEENAIDFVIIGPEAPLAAGVADRLRSAGFLVFGPSQAAAQLEASKSFTKAICNAAGAPTAAYAHFTDADAARAYIRAKGAPIVVKADGLAAGKGVIVAMTEGEALAAIDDMFDGSFGAAGAEVVIEEFMDGEEASFFVLCDGKTILPVGTAQDHKRAFDGDTGPNTGGMGAYSPAPVMTDAITQKALDEIITPTMDEMRKRGTPFQGVLFVGLMIQNGQPRLVEYNVRFGDPECQCLMMRLGGQILDLLQACAEERLDEMQVNWADDHALNIVMAAKGYPGNYAKGSVIGGLDSQPEDSFHMVFHAGTALKDGQITAAGGRVLNVTARGATLAEAHEKAYAMAQTIDWPDGFYRSDIGWRAL
- a CDS encoding CarD family transcriptional regulator, which codes for MSKKKYDFSPNEFVVYPAHGVGKIVSIETQEIAGFELEMFVISFEKDKMTLRVPTDKATDVGMRALATPDVVSHAMKTLRGKAKVKKAMWSRRAQEYEQKINSGDLIAIAEVVRDLHRQDDQREQSYSERQLYEAALERLTREIAAVAGNDENAAAAEIDSVLVGRAA
- the fdxA gene encoding ferredoxin FdxA translates to MTYIVNDNCIACKYTDCVEVCPVDCFYEGENMLVIHPDECIDCGVCEPECPADAIRPDTEPDMEKWVEFNRKYSEMWPVIITKKDPLPTAEEMDGKEGKMELFSEAAGEGG